The DNA sequence ATACCGCCTCCGGCGGCTGCAGGATAACCTGAAAACCCGGGTATTCACTTCGGTGGTGCAGCCTAAGGTATTAAGCAAGGCCCTGCTTACCTGCGATGTGGCCGTGGGAGCCATGCGTTCTGTAAACGGGCGCAGCCCCTGTGTGGTGTCGGAAGAAATGGTTTCCCGGATGAAGGCCAGCTCGGTGATCATTGACGTGAGCATTGACCAGGGCGGATGTTTCGAAACTTCCCGCGTAACTAACCATGACCATCCCACTTTCAGGAAATACGACGTCATCCACTACTGCGTACCTAACATTGCCTCCCGCGTTTCCAGGACCGCATCCTATGCCCTCACCAATATATTGTCACCGGTTTTGCTGGCTATCGGCGAAGCAGGCGGTATCCGGAACATGCTTTGGGAAAAATCGGGGCCGCGCAGCGGCGTATATGCCTACCAGGGCCATCTTACCAATAAGTATATCGCCGGGCTTTTCAATATTCCCTACAAGGAACTCGACTTGCTGGTTGCGGCCGGGATGTAATGCTGCCGGAAACCTCAGTGTTGCGTTAAGCCTTGCAATCCCTAGCCCTTGTAATAGTAAAGGGACCAGGCGCCCCCGTTGTATTCAAGCGCGCTCGTGTTCTCGATCCAATCCCCTGAATTCAAATACAATAGGGACTGCTCCCCGTTTTCAACCATCTTTATCTCCGGCAAATGATTGTGCCCGCATACGAGATAGTCCATTTTCTTCTCCAGGGCAATATCTATTGCCTTCTGCTGGAAATCCTCCACCGAACGGACCTTTTTCTTTACCCAGTTCTTGAGCGCTTTTGAAAGCCGGATCTCGCGGCCCGTAAGCGGCTTCCAGAGTACATTGAGGCCCTTATTGATCAGCACCGTAGCGCCATATGAAAACGCACCCAGTTTGGTAACCAGCTTTGACTTCATGGTAAAGTCATAAGCATCCCCGTGAATGAACCAGGCTTTTTTACCATCCAGTTCCAGTTCCAGCTCATTTACCAATTTAAACCGCAGCAATGAAGAAAACGTAAAACGGCGCAGCACGTCATCATGATTGCCGGGAAGATAATAGACGTTAACACCTTCTTCCAGGTAGTTTCTGAGCGTTTCAAGCACCAGCTGATGTGATTCCGGCCAGTAATAGGTACTCAGCTGCCAGAAATCAATGAAATCGCCATTAAGTACAATGGTTTCCGGGCGGATGGACCGCAGGTATTCGTATAATTTATTCGCCTTTGCCCCGAAGGTGCCCAGGTGTACGTCCGAAATAACTACCAGTTCTACTTTGCGATGTTGCATTGCCGGTAAAAATAGCAAGAAATCAATCAGAGAAGTAATCTTTCAGCACATCGGCCAGCCTTTCAAGGTCAGCGGTGGTATGCAGGCTGCTAAGCACGATCCGGCTCAGCGGTTCGCTATGAAATGTGGGATACCGAAAGGAAGATGCCAGGATATGCCGCTCTTCCAGGCAAGCGGCTACTGCCTGGTCTTCCAAAAAGAAAACCGGCAGCCCCGGCGCTTGCCTTACCTGTTTTAAGCCCTTTATCAACCGGGAAAAACAGGTAATATTCTTTGCCAGTTGTTTCCCCGCTTCCCGGTACAGGTCGCCGGCATGAGAAAAAGCGTAGAGCCCGGCGGGCGCGGGCGGCGAGGCGCTGATAAAAAAAGCCGTTTGCCGTAATGCCCGGGCACGGCTTTCCGTACTCCATACCGCTCCCGCGGGAATCCCCATGGCCTTACCCAGCGAGCCCAGGATGATCACTTCTACCTGTTTACCCTGTGGCAGCAGGCGGGCAATTCCTTCACCTTTTTCTCCCAGAATGCCGAAACCGTGGGAATCATCAATCACCAGAAGGACCTCCTTTCCCCGTGGCAGGCGGCCGGCAAAGGAGAAATCATATTTTTGCGAACGAAGCGGGTCCACACTGCAGGCGAGGATCGCCTGCCTGCCCTCTGCCGTTTCCAGGCCGGGCAGTAGGTTCTCCAGCCATTCGTTCCAGGACGTTTGCGGCGGCGGCCCGCCGCCGCCCAGCAATGCAGGATGGGAACCGGGCGCATAATGCAACTGGTATCCTGCTGCAAGAAGGGTATGGTAAACCAGCTGGCCCGCCATGAAACCTGAAGAGAGTACGGTGCAGGCTTCGCTGCCCAGCCATCGGGCCAGCTTTTCTTCGGCCTCCGGGTATATAGCTATTTGCAGGTTAGACGCTCTTGAACTGCCGTACACGGAACCGTACTTCTCCGTTCCTTCCGATAGCAATTTCCTGAAGGCCGCATTCCGGTGCATTCCCAGGTAGCTTGTGCCGCTAAAAAAGAGGTATTCAACGCCATCCAGGAATACCGTCCGGCCGGGAGCCGCTTCCGTTATATGCGTTCTTTCCATGTTAGTATTTTTCCCGGATCTCCATCAGCAGCCGTTCCATTTCCTTTCTTACCTCTCTGACCGGGGTCATAAAATTATTATTCATAAAGGAAAAAATAAGGACTTTGCCGCTTTTTCCCAGAAGATACCCGCTCAGGTTATGCTGGTTGGAAAGCGTGCCGGTTTTGGCAAACACATAGGGCGGTTCTTCTTTGAAGTACCCTTCAATGGTACCTTCTTTTCCTCCGATAGCCAGCATAGGAAACAATCGTTCTCTTGGAAATTCCTTATATAACCTTTCAAGTACTGCCACCAGGCTGCGGGGGGTCACCATATTGTACCTGGAAAGGCCTGAGCCGTCTACCCAGGCTATTGAATCGGGCAGGTTCTGCAGGAAATGTTCTTTTGCGTAATGGATCATATCTTCACTGGCCAGCGTGTCCCCCAGCAGGGAAGAGCAAACCAGCAGCATTTGTTCGGCGATAAAATTATCGCTCACCTTCATCATGCGGGCTAACACCGAATCCAGGGGGAGGCTGTAAATGCGGGGCGCGCCGTTGGGAATAGACCTCCGGATGGGTGTAATTTCCCGTCCCAGCGTATCCTGCAGGAAGGAAAGCAGGAGTCCGGCCGAAGGGCGGAAAGGTATTCTCCGGAAATAAAAACCGGGCAGCGGCCCGGCCGGGTAACGGAAAACGTTGCTTCCGTAATCTCTTTCAATACGAAATTTATCCGGCTGAAACGCGGAATCACATCGCAACCGGGGCGCCAGGACAGCCGGGAAAACCTCCGGAGGCACACCTGCCTTTACCTGGAAATCGGCTGAATTATCATGGAACGGGAATACCGAACGTTCAGGCTGAAAAGAATAAGGGTAATCATCCCAGGCCCAGCCCGGGCCCAAGCCGGGATCCTCGTAGGGCCGCTGACTGTAAAAAATATGGCGCTGAGGGGCATTTTCAAGAAAGTCAAGCGCCCGCCGGCTTTTCAGAAAGGTATGCACCAGCGAAGGGTCGCCGGTACCCCGGAAAAAAAGGGAGTCGCCGCTTATCATGTATTGAAGGGCGGGAACGGAATCGCCCAGCATCCTCAGCGATGTGTAAAAGGTGAGCAGTTTTGTATTAGAGGCGGGAGTAAAATATTTGCCGGCATTATAAGCTGCCAGAGGCTGGCCGCTTTCCGCGTCACTGATCATCAGCCCTGTAAAATGTGCGCCAAGCACTTCGGAATCCGCAATCATCCGCGCCAGCTTATTATCATTGATCTGCGATAGCGCTGTGCCGCAACCCAGCACCAGGCAGCAGGTAAACAAAATTCTCATACCCTTAAAAATAAGGAGATAATTTAGTAAATTGGTAATATGCTTGGCCGGGGATGTTATATAATTTTTCTGAGCTTGCTGTTGCTTGCCCCCCTTCTCAGCGCCGCACAGCGTCCGTTCAAATTTATCAGCGAGCAACGGCGGAAAGTGAAAATGCCCTTTCGCTTTGAACGAAACCTCATCGTGGTTCCCGTTTATATTAATGACAAAGGCCCCTTTAACTTTATCCTGGATACCGGGGTAAGCATCCTGATCATTACCGAGCCTTCGCTGAAAGATTCACTCGGGTTGGAGGGCGACCGCAATATAAAGATCCGGGGCCTCGGCGAAGGTGAAGACCTGGACGCCCGGATCATCCCGAGAATGAAGGTACAGATTGGGAAAACCCTGGCTCCCTACATGGCCGGAGCAGTCATTGATGAAGATCATTTTCACCTTTCCAGTTATATCGGCATTCCCATATACGGCATCATCGGCCACGATTTCTTCAATAGTTTTACCGTAAAGATTAACTATGTTACTTCCCGGCTCACAATTTATCAATCCGCCAGGTTCGACCGGGAAAAATTTATCCACGGCAAAAACTATGAACCCGTGCCTATACTGCTGGAAAACCAGCGCCCCTATTTACTCACGAGTATCCGCCTGAACGACGGCACTTCCATCAGTTCCAAGCTGATCATTGACAGCGGCGCCGGACATCCTGTTTTGCTGGATCCCAATTCCAACCCTGCGCTGATTGTGCCGGATACTTCGGTATCCGCTATGCTGGGGGTGGGGTTGAACGGCCCGATTCACGGCCACCTGGGCAGGCTTAATTCGCTCTCTCTAGGGGATTTCGAGATCATCAATCCGATTGCCTCCTTCCCCGATTATGATACGGTCCTTTATGAAGCCTACGGCATACACAGGAACGGAAATATCGGGAACGAAGTACTGAAGCGCTTTAACGTGATCTTTGATTACCGGCATTCCAGCATGTACCTGAAGCCCAATAATCGCTTCGGCGACCCTTTCGAACACGATATGAGCGGAATGAGCCTCGTGAGCGGAGGCGAAGTGTACCGGCGCTACTTTATTGCCAATATTGTTCCCGGCTCCCCGGCGGATGAAGCCGGCCTCGAAGTAGATGACGAAATACTTTCCATTAACCTGCGGCCGGCCAGGGAAATGAGCATCTCGGAAATTGATAACCTGCTCCGTTCCCAGGACAAACGCAACTTACTGCTGGAAGTCGGCCGGGAAGGCGAAACCGGCATGTTCGTCCTGGTTCTTCGCCGCAGGATTTAACGCTAGTATTTGCCACACTACGGTCAAACCTGCGCTGCCGGTTCAGGGTCAAACACCTCGGCAATACCCGCAGTTTCTCATCCGGGCCCGGCAAAATCTAAATCAAACCCCGCACCTGCTCAATCACTCTTTCCGGGGTATCGCCTAACAGTTACCTTTATTGACTAATTAACTCTCCCAGGTCATGCAAACGTTAGAGAATTCAATACTCAAAAAAACCATTCTTTCGGCAGCTATGCTGCTTGCGCGGAATGACGTGGAAGAAAACACGGATACGGAAAGCGTAGCCTTTACTATGAAGGTAGACGGCGTGAATCATCCGAATTATCATGCAATGATCGTAAAGGAAGAAGAAGACGGGCACGAATTCTTCAGTATCCTGGCCTACCAGGGAGAATTTATTTCCCAAAGCAATCTGCCCAGCATCTGGCTATCGGTAAACGCCAGCGGGGAAGGTACTTATGCCATCCAGAAACGCCTGAACTTTGACGGCGCCTGGGCGTTGTACAATGACGCAGAAGGAACAGGCTTCAATTTCTTCAACAGCGACCCCAAAGTGAATAAGGGATTTGTATCCACCTGCGGGGCCATTACCATCTCCAGCATAGACGTGGAAAGCCGCCGCATCTCGGGCAGGTTCCAGTTCAATGCCATCAATGCCGGCGGCAAAACCAAAACCATCTCGGAAGGCACTTTCAGCAACCTGAGCTATTTTGAACAGGCATAATCCAACGCGCTCTCTTAACTCTCTATAATTTAAAAACGGGGCCCACTCTAGGCCCCGTTTTTTTCAAACACACACACAGCATTCGCTTCTTCTTCTTGAATTTCTTATTTCCTGTCAACGATCCGCATCCGTGCGGAGAGATAAATCCTTTACCGGTTCCCTGCCTTCTTCCAGGAGTTTCGCTGTTTTCAGCAAAGCAATGAATTCCGCCCGGTAGCCCTCGCGGTCCTGCCCCCTGGCGCCCCGGGCAAGCTGTAACATTTCCTCATAGGTGGCCGTTCCCCTGAATTCCGAGTTTCGCAGCAACATTCCGAAGCCCGCTACCGAAGCAGCGAACCGCAAGTTCTCCGAAGCTGCTTCCAGGCTGGTTTTCGCGTCGGCCAATACCGCGCTGATTTCTTTGCTTACCTTACCGCCGGGCAGCTTGTAGCGCAATTTTACCGTCAGAACTTCATTTCCTTCCGCAGCGCCGGAAGGACGCAGGTCCTGGTATTTCAGCTTATCCGTTTGTTTCGCGCCGCCTGCGGGAATAATTTCGTACAGGGCTGTTACCGTGTGGCCCGACCCCATTTCTCCCGCGTCTTTTTTATCGTCTTCAAAATCCTCTTCGTTCAGCATCCTGTTCTCATAGCCGATAAGGCGGAAGGCCTTTACATAGCCGGGATTGAACTCCACCTGCAGCTTCACATCCCCGGCAATCGTGAACATGGTTCCGCCAAATTCGCTCACCAGCACTTTCCGGGCCTCATTAAACGTGTCGATGTACGCGTAATTCCCATTCCCTTTGTCAGCCAGCAATTCCAGCTTATTATCCTTATAGTTCCCCATACCAAAGCCGAGTACCGAAAGATATACGCCACTCTCCCGCTCCGCTTCGATCAGCCGCTGCAGTTCGCCGTCGCTGGAAACACCCACGTTAAAATCCCCGTCCGTGGCCAGGATCACCCGGTTATTGCCCTCTTTAATAAAATGTTCGCGGGCAATGCGATAAGCTTCCCGGATACCGGCGCCACCCGCGGTAGAACCGCCTGCCTGTAGCTCTTCAATTGCCTGTTTAATGGTTTGCTTCTCATCTCCGGGGGTCGAATTCAGCGCCACTCCGGAACTGCTGGCATAGGTGACAATGGCCACCCGGTCTTTTGCCCGCAGCTGGCCGGCCAGCAATTTAAAGCCTTGTTTTAAAAGAGGCAGTTTATCAGGCGCCTGCATAGAGCCGGAAACATCGATAAGAAACACCAGGTTCGATGCCGGAAGATCTTCCATGGGAAGGGTCTTTCCCTGCAAGCCAATATGGACCAGGCGGTGTTCCGCATTCCAGGGAGCTTCGGTAATTTCCGTTACAATGTTCACCGGGTCCTTCCCCTGCGGCTGCCGGTAATCATAGTCAAAGTAATTGATCATTTCCTCAATTCTTACCGCATCAATGGGAGGCAGTTCCCCGTTCTCCAGGAACCGCCGCACATTGCTGTAGGAGGCCGCGTCCACATCAATAGAAAAAGTGGAAAGCGGGCTGTTCATCACTTCCTGAAACCTGTTTTCATCAACAGGGCTATAGTCTTCGGTATTATGGTAACCGGGTGCGGGCCGGATGCGGATCATGGCCGGCTGCTCCCGGTCATAGGCAGCCGTAAGTTTTTGGCCGCCGCCTATCAACACTTTCTGATTAGCCGAAACCAGGTCGTTCTGAGGCAAGGGAACCGGCAGCATCTGCACGTCCAAAACTCGCTTGCCACCTACCGGCACTTCTATTGTCAGAAAACCAATGTAACTGAATACCAGGACGGCCTTATCATCCTCCACCCTAAGAGAAAATTCACCCTTTTTATTGGTAGTAGTGCCAATGGAAGTCCCCTTCACCAAGATAGAAACTCCGGGAAGTGCTTGCTGCCCATCGGTAACTTTGCCCGTGACCGTTCGTCCCTGATCAACTCCGTTAAAGCCGCTGCCGAGAAAAAGGACAGCAAACAACAGTATGAGTTTCGCCTTCATAATTTTAAGATTTGATGACAAGCTTAAGATGCGGGCGCCCGGGAAATTCCATAGCGCCGCCCGGGCATTAAAGATTATTCTTCTGTTTTTAATAATAAGTACCTATTATAGGGGTGATGCACAATAAATCTACTTTCCCTTTTAGCCGGCGGCGGTTTCTTGCTTCAGGCGCGCTCCTGGGCGCGGCCTTTTTACCTGGCGGGGCTTCCGCGGCGGACGTTGCAAAATTGCTTCAGGGCACGCTTCAGCCGGAAACAGGAGGTCCGGCGCCGGTTCCCTTCCCCCATTTTCCCGGCACCTTTCAGGCCTTTGTATGGCGGAACTGGTTCCTGGCGCCGGCAGAGCGAATGGCAAGGGTAGCGGGCATCAGTACCGGCGAACTGCTGAAGGCGGGCCGGGCAATGGGACTGCCCGATCCCCCGGCCATAACGGGAGAGCAGGAACGGCGAAGTTATATTACCGTAATCCGGCGTAACTGGCACCTCCTCCCCACCGCACAACTGCTGGAACTACTGGGATGGACGGAAGAAAAACTGGAGTTCACGCTTAAAGAAGATGATTTTCTTTACCATAAGCTGGGCAGCCTGAAGCCCGATTGTCCGCCTGTCCGGTACACCCCCGCTGATGAAAAGTGGGAGCAATGGATGTCTCGTGTGATCACCGAAGAATTTTCCGGAAGATACCCGCGGGCAGAACAGCCGCTCTTCCATTTTGTGGATGAATTGTCGGCGCCGCTTCGAAAGGCCCCTTCGCGGGAAAAGGCACCGGCTTCCGGCTTTAGTCCCAGGTTCGCCTATCCTTATTTCGCCCTTTTCGGCGATCCCCTGCTTGATCCGGGTATAGACCCCTATCCGGGCGGATACCTGGACAGGATGGCTGCTTCCGGCCTGGACGCTACCTGGATGCATATTGTACTTAGCAAACTCACACCGTTTCCCTGGGACCCGGCGGTAAGCGAACACTGGCAAGAACGGCTAGGCAACCTGCAGAAGCTGGTTCAGCGTGCGAAAAATCACGGGATCGGCATCTATTTATACCTGAATGAGCCCCGTTCCCTCCCGCTTTCCTTTTTCAAAAAACATCCTGAATTAAAAGGAGTGACCAGGGGCGGTGAAGCGGCTTTATGTACCAGCCACCCGGCCGTACAGGAGTACCTGGTGAATTCCATGACTACGATCACCAGCGCCATCCCGGACCTGGCAGGCTTTTTTTCGATTACGGCCTCGGAAAATCCCACTAACTGCTGGTCGCATTTCAACGGGCAGGGCTGTCCCCGATGCGGAGAGCGAGGGCCGACCGCTGTTATTGCCGAGCTGAACACGCTCTACCTGAAAGGGATCAGGCAAGGTATCGGCAACCAGCAACAGGCAAAGGAAGAACCGGCAGGGAACAAATCCCAACCGGCCATACGGGAGCCGCAGCTGATCGCCTGGGATTGGGGCTGGCCTGCGGACTGGGCCGAAGGGATCATCCCGGCCCTTCCTAAAGAGCTGGCTTTAATGAGCGTCAGCGAATGGGAGCTGGAAATTGAGCGCGGAGGGATCAAAAGCCACGTAGGGGAATATTCCATTTCAGCCGTCGGCCCCGGACCACGCGCCAGGCGGCACTGGTCCATCGCAAAACAGCAGGGCTTGAAAACAATTGCCAAGATACAAGCGGGAAATACCTGGGAAATAGGCGCAGTGCCCCATATTCCGGCGGTAGCCAATGTAGCGCGGCACGCCGCTAACCTGCGGGAACAGCAGGTAGACGGGCTCATGCTCAGCTGGACCCTGGGAGGGCATCCCTCCCCTAATCTGGAAGTAGTGGCCGAAATAGGCAGCAATCGTACGCTGACACCGGAACAGGCCATGCAGCAGGTGGCCGCGCGCCGTTACGGAGAAGCAGCTTCAGACGTTGTAACCGCCTGGGAACAATTCAGCCAGGCATTCAGCGAATTCCCCTATCATATCGGCGTCGTATATAACGCGCCGCTGCAGGCGGGCCCGGCCAACCTGCTTTGGGAAAAACCAACCGGTTACCGGGCAAGCATGGTGGGTATTCCTTATGACGATGTAAAAAGCTGGATATCCGTCTATCCCGAAGAAGCCTTTACAGGCCAGCTGACAAAGGCGGCCGAAGGATTCGATACAGCCCTGGCAGCCCTGCGGGCAAAAACCGGCATGCTCCGGCTGACAAAATCACAAAGGAAACTGCTGGACGAAGAATGCCACGCTGCAGAAACCGTCGCCATTCATTATCACAGCATTGTCAACCAGGTGCAATTCACCGGCATACGCGACAGGTTGCCGGAAATGGCTGCGCAGGAAAAGCAGCAGGCCCTGCGAAAGCTGGAAGCCATTCTGAAAGAAGAGATCATCCTGGCCAGGCGAATGAACGAACTCCAGGGCCTTGACAGCCGCCTTGGTTTTGAGGCTACGAATCATTATTTTTATGTTTCCTCCGACCTGACCGAAAAAGTGATCAACTGCCGCTACCTGCTTGACCGGTGGCTGCCTTCAATAAAAACCGACCATGAGTAAAATAGTAATTCTGTTAACCGCCATGTTATTCAGCACAAATCCGGGCTTGGCCGGCCCGGGAGAGGATTTAAAGAAGGTGAAATCTTTTATCAGCGATCTTGCAGATGACCGCGTAGATTACGATACGATCATCCAAAAACACCTCTGCATTGGGAATAAAGTGCTGAGCCCCCCGGAACAGGAAGAAAAGGACGCGGCGCTTAAGGCCATGCTTGAAGCACTCCGGGAACAACTACAGAAAAATCCAGCGCCGGGAATTAACAAATATTCAAAAGTCCCGCGAAAATATCAAACCCTTCAGATTGAAGAGGAGGAAGAATCTAATGTTTACGCGCTACAAGTCAAGGGCAAAGATGAACCTCCGGGCCTGATCCTGGTTAAAGATGGCCGGATCGCTTCATTTACCGCCATCAGCAAAAGCGGCATGCGCTCTTTCTTGTTGATTTGCTCTGACCTTTGATGCAAAGCCGCTACCGTACCTTCCGATGCACAGGGAGACAAACCAGGACGGCCCTCCGTTCGTTTATTTTTCCTACATTGCTTAGAAGAATGCACCCGGAATGTTTCTGAAAATAACAGGCGGCAGGAAGAAAACCCTCAGCGATGAAGAGCTGGCGGCGCATTACCGTAAAAACGGTGATATGATCCTGCTGGGCGAGCTTTACGGGCGGCACATGGAAATGGTGTTCGCGGTTTGCTTTAAATACCTGAAGGACGAAGAAGCCAGTAAGGACGCCGTGATGCAGCTTTTCGAAAAGCTCTCCGGCGACCTCCGGCGGCACGAAGTAAGCAATTTCAAAGGCTGGCTGCACCAGGTTACCCGCAACTACTGCCTCATGCATTTGCGTTCGGCCCAAAACAAGTTCCGCGAGAACATGGTTTCCATTGAAAATGAGTTAAGTGGGGATGTGGAAACGACTGCTTTCCTGCATCCTGATAATGGGGAAATACTGGAAAACCAGTTGAGGAAAGTGGAAGCAGGGATCGGGCAGCTCCCCCCGGAACAGCAGCAGTGTGTCCGGCTGTTCTACCTTGATCAGAAATGCTATAAGGATATTGCGGAAATGACGGGATACGAATTGAAGAAGGTGAAGAGTTATATACAGAACGGGAAGCGGAACCTGAAGTTATTTATGGAGGCGCAGAAAAATGAGCAGTGAAGGGAAATACATAGGCCACCTTACGCCGGAAACGATCAGGGAATACCTGGGAGGACAGCTGGACAGTACAAAGATGCACCAGATAGAAACGCATTTGCTGGAATGCGAATTCTGCGCTGATGCGGTAGAAGGATTCGAACTGTCGGAAAGATCCCATGTTAAGACGGACCAGGCGCTTCTTGCCCTCCGGAAAAAACTAAATCAAAAAATAAAGGAACACGAGCGTCCGCGCATGATGCGCTGGCCGGCCTGGTCCGCCGCGGCCGGGATAGCCCTTGCCATTGCGGGATACGTCGTGATCAAACAGCAGGAAAGGGAGCAGGAGCTACTGGCAATACAACAGTCCGAAGCCTTCCTGCAAACCGGCATCAACGACACTCTGATCATTTTTATGCCGGAAGACCCGCGGCCGGTAAATCCGGAAGGGCTCCTGGCTTCCAATACCGGGTATGCCCCGCAGCCAGGAGAACAGCATGCGGAAGCCGCGGCCTTAGCGAGGGATTCACGGGCAGCGCAGGCAGCTACCGCAAAGCAGGACGAAACTGAAAAACAACGAATAGAACATGACCCCACCCCGGATTCGCAAATCGCACAGGCAGCGGGGGCGCCCAGAGAAGGAACGGCGAAACCAGCGGCAGCGGCAAGGCAGGTAGCGGCAGTACAGCAGCAGCAGATGGCAGAAAGAACGGAAAGAATCCTCGATTCCCTGCCCGCCGGCAACGAACTGGCCAGGGCTGTTCCGGGGAACCGGGCGGTGGTTGTCAAATCGCCCGGGGTGCAGCGGAAGCCGCCGCGTACGGGAAAGGTATATATCAGGGGCGTAAAACGGGATACGGCTGCCGAAGGAATGAAAACCATCCGGGGAAGGGTGGTAGCGGGCGATACGATGTCGCTTCCGGGAGTATCGGTCACGGTGGAAGGCACCTCAAAAAGCACCTCTACGGATCATTTGGGCAATTTTACATTGCAAATCCCAAAGGGCGAGCATTCCCTGGTAATGAGCATGATCGGGTTTAAAACAGACACGGTACGGGTTGCCGAATATGCCGACAACCTTCTGCTGGCCATGCAGCCCGCGGAAATGGATCTTAACGAAGTAATCGTCGTGGGATATTCAGGAAATTCAAAAAAAGCCGGGCAGGTTTCGCCCACGCCCGTTATTGGGAAAGCAGCTTATGAAAAGTACCTGGCGGATAGCCTGCGCTACCCGGAAGAAGCGCTGGAAAAACAAGCGGAAGGCGAAGTGGTGGTCAGCTTTACGGTTCGTGCCAGTGGCAGGCCGGCGGCTTTTAAAATTATCCGTTCCCTGGGTTACGGCTGCGACAAGGAAGCCATCCGGCTGATCAAAGAAGGGCCGGATTGGGTTTCCCCGGTTGTAAAGCGCGGCCGGCCCCAACCGGCAGAAGCCGTTCAGACCGTCAAGTTTAATCTTCCTTAAAAGGCATATTTCTTATATATCTTATATTTACGAAAAATTGGTATGAATAATCTACGCTTTTTAAGTGGCGCATGCGTCATTACACTGGCCTTATTCACCGCCTGTACACCGCGGCAAAAACAGGAAAACAATACAAATACCCCCATGGACGTACATAGTTTTGCCCGCCCTTCAGAGGCCGTGGTTAAGCATCTTGACCTGAATATTTCAGTAAATTTCGGCAATAAGATCATCAGCGGAACAGCCGCCTGGGAAATCGAAACCAGCGGCGACGCTAGGGAGATTATTTTTGATACCCAGGGCCTGGAAATCGAAAAAGTCACGTACGGAAACGGCGATCCGGCTGAATTTTCGCTTGGCGGCGAGGAACCTTTCCTGGGGCAAGCCCTGAGTGTGCAGCTGGAAAACGGGACAAAAAAGGTGATCATCCATTATGTGACCAGCCCCCAGGCCGCGGCCCTGCAATGGCTTGATCCGCAGCAGACCGCAGGCAAGGAGTACCCCTACCTCTTCACCCAGTCCCAGGCTATTTTGGCGCGCAGCTGGATTCCCTGCCAGGACAGTCCCGGTATACGTTTCAGTTACACGGCAAAAGTGCAGGTCCCCCGCGAACTGATTGCCCTGATGAGCGCTGAAAACCCTACTGAAAAGTCAGCTGACGGGTCCTACAGCTTCCGCCAGGAAAACCCCATTCCCTCCTATCTCATGGCCCTGGCCGTAGGCGATATCCGTTTTCGTTCCCTTGGCAGGAATACCGGAGTGTATG is a window from the Anseongella ginsenosidimutans genome containing:
- a CDS encoding TonB family protein; this encodes MSSEGKYIGHLTPETIREYLGGQLDSTKMHQIETHLLECEFCADAVEGFELSERSHVKTDQALLALRKKLNQKIKEHERPRMMRWPAWSAAAGIALAIAGYVVIKQQEREQELLAIQQSEAFLQTGINDTLIIFMPEDPRPVNPEGLLASNTGYAPQPGEQHAEAAALARDSRAAQAATAKQDETEKQRIEHDPTPDSQIAQAAGAPREGTAKPAAAARQVAAVQQQQMAERTERILDSLPAGNELARAVPGNRAVVVKSPGVQRKPPRTGKVYIRGVKRDTAAEGMKTIRGRVVAGDTMSLPGVSVTVEGTSKSTSTDHLGNFTLQIPKGEHSLVMSMIGFKTDTVRVAEYADNLLLAMQPAEMDLNEVIVVGYSGNSKKAGQVSPTPVIGKAAYEKYLADSLRYPEEALEKQAEGEVVVSFTVRASGRPAAFKIIRSLGYGCDKEAIRLIKEGPDWVSPVVKRGRPQPAEAVQTVKFNLP
- a CDS encoding RNA polymerase sigma factor, whose protein sequence is MFLKITGGRKKTLSDEELAAHYRKNGDMILLGELYGRHMEMVFAVCFKYLKDEEASKDAVMQLFEKLSGDLRRHEVSNFKGWLHQVTRNYCLMHLRSAQNKFRENMVSIENELSGDVETTAFLHPDNGEILENQLRKVEAGIGQLPPEQQQCVRLFYLDQKCYKDIAEMTGYELKKVKSYIQNGKRNLKLFMEAQKNEQ
- a CDS encoding vWA domain-containing protein, encoding MKAKLILLFAVLFLGSGFNGVDQGRTVTGKVTDGQQALPGVSILVKGTSIGTTTNKKGEFSLRVEDDKAVLVFSYIGFLTIEVPVGGKRVLDVQMLPVPLPQNDLVSANQKVLIGGGQKLTAAYDREQPAMIRIRPAPGYHNTEDYSPVDENRFQEVMNSPLSTFSIDVDAASYSNVRRFLENGELPPIDAVRIEEMINYFDYDYRQPQGKDPVNIVTEITEAPWNAEHRLVHIGLQGKTLPMEDLPASNLVFLIDVSGSMQAPDKLPLLKQGFKLLAGQLRAKDRVAIVTYASSSGVALNSTPGDEKQTIKQAIEELQAGGSTAGGAGIREAYRIAREHFIKEGNNRVILATDGDFNVGVSSDGELQRLIEAERESGVYLSVLGFGMGNYKDNKLELLADKGNGNYAYIDTFNEARKVLVSEFGGTMFTIAGDVKLQVEFNPGYVKAFRLIGYENRMLNEEDFEDDKKDAGEMGSGHTVTALYEIIPAGGAKQTDKLKYQDLRPSGAAEGNEVLTVKLRYKLPGGKVSKEISAVLADAKTSLEAASENLRFAASVAGFGMLLRNSEFRGTATYEEMLQLARGARGQDREGYRAEFIALLKTAKLLEEGREPVKDLSLRTDADR